The Clostridium sporogenes region GTGCTGGTAACACTAAGCAATACTTAGAACAAAAGCAGATATCCAAATCTATGATTTGTGATAGTCGCTTTCACAGAGTGCTTATTTTGTTTTAGGGCTATTAGATAAAATTTATTATGTGAATTTAAGAGACTAAAGCACTATTCTTTGTCGGATGGGTGCTTTTTCTCTTTGCCATGAAGTTCTATATGAATACCAAGAAATTTAATCTTGATAGTTAACTTAGAAATAAAAAGATTATGTTGTAAAATTAATTTAATAATATAAATAGTAACAAAGCTTTTTATAGTCAGTTCTAGCATATCCAATACCACCCCCCAACTATGATGAAATATTCACCAATAGTCCAAGGGGGATAAAATGTTCAAAACCCCCGTAGCCATCCACTACGGAATTCTTAATTTCTACTTTAGAATTATACCATAATTATGTAGAGTATATACACAAGAATAAAATGGAAAAGCATCATTTGTAGATGATACGGAGAAGCGTACCATAAGTAGATGCGGTTTTCACTAAATTTATATGATACATGTTTAGAAGATAAATGATACTAATTAATAAAAAGTTAATGGGAGTGGTTGGGGAAATTGACACAAGTAATTAAAGTGATATAATTTAGAATAAAAAGGAAGGTGGATTGCAATGTTATTAGTTATAGTAGTTAGCTCCATGCAAAGATTGTAGTATATGAAAAACTTTTGCTTGGAGCCAATATATTAATATTGAGTTTTTCATATTTTAGTCAACCTTTGCATCTTCATTTATACAATTGATAAATGTAGATTGGAGCGAAGAATTATGAAATATGAAAAAGCACAAAATATATTGCCAGATGGTATAATTGAGATTATTCAAAATTATATTGATGGTGGATATATTTATATACCTAAAAAAAATGAAAATAAAAAGTCTTGGGGAGAAAATACTGAAACTAAAAGATATCTTAAAGTAAGGAATAAAGAGATATTTAATAAATATTCTTCAGGAGCTTCTGTTAAAATATTGGCTGAAGAGTATTTCCTAACAGAAGGTAGTATTAGAAGAATAATAAGAAATCATAAAAGTTAAGGTTAATATAAAAGGCATGTTTTTCACATTTATTACTATGAAAAACATGCCTTAAATTTTTATACTAAGTTTATAATCATTTTCATATTATTTATTTTAGCGCCACCTCCTGTGTTCATAAACAGTACAGATTTATTTATGAACTTGGACTTAAGCCTTTGTGGTGTTATCATTCAATCAAAGGATACAAGGAGGTGTAGAGTTATGAGCATTTTAACAGTTGAAAACATGAGTCATTCATTTGGAGATAGAATATTATTTAAAAATGTATCCTTTAGATTATTAAAAGGAGAGCATATTGGTCTTGTTGGAGCTAATGGTGAAGGTAAGTCGACCTTTATGAAAATTATTACAAATGAAATTTTAGTTGATGAAGGAACTATTGATTGGAATAGTAAATTTAGCATTGGATATATGGATCAATTGGTTGAATTAAAAGAAGGAATTACTGTATTTAATTTTTTAAAAAAGGCATTTATAAAGTTATTTGATATAGAGAATAAAATTAATGATTTATATAATAATCTTGGCAATATGGATAAAGCGAGAATGGATAAAACGTTAAACCAAATTGCAACCATGCAGGAGATTTTAGATAAGAATGATTTTTACAGTATTAACTCTAAAATACAAGCAACTGTAGTTGGACTTGGAATTAAAGAGCTTTTATATAGGGATGTTTCAGCTTTAAGTGGAGGACAAAGAACTAAAATTTTACTTGCAAAACTACTTCTAGAGAAACCAGATATTTTACTACTAGATGAGCCAACTAACTATTTAGATGAAGAGCACATAGAATGGCTTAAAAGTTATTTAATAAATTATGAAGGTGCATTTATATTAATATCACATGATAATAGTTTTTTAAATAGTGTAGTAAATGTGGTTTATCATCTTGAGCACAAAACCTTAACAAGATATGCGGGAAACTATGATCATTTTGTTAATCTTTATGAAGTACGAAAAGAGCAGAGGTTAATTCAATATAAAGAGCAGCAAAACGAGATTGCAAAGCTTGAAGATTATATAAGAAAAAATAAGGCAAGGGCTTCGACTGCAAAACAAGCTAAATCAAGAGAAAAAAAGCTTGTTAAAATTGAAAAAATAGAAATCAAAAAAGAAATCATAAAACCATATTTTAATTTTAAAAGTATGAGAATGCCAGAAAATATAATTTTCAATGCCAGTAATTTAATTATTGGGTATAACACACCATTAAGCAAACCTCTAAATTTAAAAATGAAAAGAGGACAAAAAATTGCAATAACAGGTGCCAATGGAATAGGTAAAACTACTTTAATAAAAACTTTACTTGGACTTTTAAAACCTATAAATGGTGAGGTGACTTTAAGTGATTATAAAAAGATAGGATATTTTGAACAGGAAATTATAGAAGATAATGCTGGTTCAGTTTTATATGATGTTTGGAATGAGTTCCCTGATCTAACTCAAACAGAAGTAAGGAGCAGTCTTGCTAAATGTGGGTTAACAAGGCAGCATATAGATAGCCCTATTAATATATTAAGTGGAGGAGAACAGGCTAAGGTTAGACTGTGTAAGTTAATCAATGAACCTAGCAATGTATTAGTCTTAGATGAACCTACAAATCACTTAGATATTTATGCAAAAAATGAGCTTAAGCATGCTTTAAAAGAGTATGATGGTAGCATAATTCTAGTATGCCATGAGCCAGAGTTTTATAAAGATATTGCAACGGATATATGGAATTGTGAAGATTGGAGATGTTGTAGTGTGTAATATAAGGGTGAAATAATTTTTTAATAAAAAATTATGAGAACAGTGACATATAGGTGTCACTGTTTTTGTGTTAGAATATTTTTAAATTAAGGCTTGTGCTAAGTAATTATGAAAAAATAGCCTTAAAAATCATACAATCAATTTTAGGAGGAACATAATGAAGAAAATTATATATCTTTACATTTTAGAATCTATGGCTGAATGGGAAGTTGGCTATATTCTACAAGCCATTAGTATGGAATCTATGCTGAAAAAACAAAATAGAGAATTTGTAATTAAAACTGTTAGCGCTAGTAAGAATCCGATACAAACAATTGGTGGATTAATTATAACTCCAGATTGTTTATTAGATGAAATAGATGAAAATAATATGGTTGCCTTGCTTTTGCCTGGTGCAGAATCATGGAACAGTGAAGAAAACAATCAGATTTTAGAAAAAGCCTTATCATATATAGATAAGGGGATTCTTGTAGGGGCTATATGTGGAGCCACACTTGCTTTGGCTGATTTAAAAGTTTTAGATAAATTCAAGCATACAAGCAATTCTTTAGATTATCTAACATTATTTTCAAAACAATATAGTGGTAAAGAGTTATATGTTAATTCTCCAGCTGTTATAGATTGCAACTTGATAACAGCAAATTCAGCAGGAGGTTTATTGTGGGCGAAGCATATTATACAATATTTGAATGTTTTCCCTTGTGATATTATTGAATCCTGGTACAACTATTATTCTACCGGCGACCCTAAATATTTTACAGAGCTTATTTCACAAAGTATTTAACCTAAGTGGCATTATCGCAATAAGACAATAAATGAAAAAACTTATGTAGGTAAATTTGTTTTTACACAAACTTACCTACATTTTTTATGATGATTTAATAAATTCTAAAATACATTTATTTAGGGGAAATCTAATAAATACCTTTTTTATATTATAGATATTTCAGTAGTATTTATAATATCTAATAAATATTTTTACTAAAATACCTATCTCCTCTATCAGGGAGAATAGTAACTATATTACCTTTGTCTATTTTATCAGCTAACTTTAATGCAGCGGATACCGCAGCTCCAGATGAGCTTCCAACAATAAGACCTTCCTTTAGGGCTAAAAGTTTAACCATTTCATAGGCTTCTTCATCACTAACTTTTATAACTCTATCCACTAAGTCCATATCCATAGTATCAGGTATAAAATCATTTCCAATACCTTCAATATCATAAGCTTCTTTTTCTCCACCGCCCATGGTAGAACCCTTTGGGTCAGCTAAGATTCCTTTAATATTTTCATCCTTTTCCTTAAGGAATTTCATAACTCCTGTAAAAGTACCGCCACTTCCAGCACCAGAAACAAAATAATCTATTTTACCATCCATAGCCTCATATATTTCCGGACCAGTTGTTTTATAGTGAGCAAGGGGATTTGCTTCATTTTCAAATTGTTTTAAGCTTATGGAGTTTTCTATGGTTTTTAATAATTCATTAGCTTTTGCAACAGCACCTAACATGCCATCTTTTTTAGGAGTATTTATTATTTTAGCGCCTAAAGCTCTCATTAATGTTTGCTTTTCTACTGAGAATTTTTCAGGAACTACAAATATTACATCGTATCCTTTGTTTATTGATGCAAGAGCTACTCCAATTCCAGTATTACCAGCAGTGGCTTCAACTATTGTATATCCTTTTTTTAGTTTCCCTTCTTTTTCAGCCTGTTCAATCATATAAATTCCTATTCTATCTTTTACACTTCCACCAGGATTATTGGTTTCAAGCTTTACAAAAATATTAACATCCGGTTTAATATTTAAATTGTTAAGTTTTACAATAGGGGTATTGCCTATAAGTTCTTTAATACTATCTAAATACTTCATTGCTAATACCTTGATTTAAAACATGTTTTGCATATTCTTTTGCTGAAAATAGGGAATGATCTCTATAGTTTCCGCACTGAACTGCATTAGTTGCAGGAACTTCTTCTGTTTCTATAACTTTATTTAATGAGTAATTTAGTGCTTCAATAACAGTATCAACTTCAACTTCTCCCCAAGCTATCAAATAAAATCCTGTTCTGCAACCCATTGGAGAAATATCTATGATGTTATCCATTTTTTCTCTCATATAGCCTGCTAGGAGATGTTCTAGGGTATGAATTGCTCCAGTAGGTATTTCTTCCTCATTAGGTTGTGCAAATCTTAAATCAAATTTTGTAATTTTATCACCAAGTTCTCCTTTTTGTGTGCCACATTTTCTTACAAAAGGGGCCTTAACCTTTGTATGATCCAATGAAAAACTTTCTACTTTAACCATTTTATCTACTCTCCTTAAATGCATTTTTTAAATCTTCTATTAAATCGTCCGCATTTTCTATACCAACGGATAATCTTATTAAATTATCTACAATACCAACTTTTTGTCTTAATTCATAAGGTATAGCACCGTGAGTCATAGAAGCTGGATGGCAAGCTAAAGATTCAACTCCTCCTAAGCTTTCTCCAAAGGTTATCATCTTAAGACTTTCAAAAAACTTTTTATAATCATAACCATCTTTAAGGACAAAAGATATCATTCCACCATATCCATTAGCTTGTTTTGATTGGATTTTATGTCCTGGATGAGTATCAAAACCAGGATAGTATACTTTTACTACTTCATCTCTTTCTCTTAAAAATTCAGCAATAAGTTTTACATTTGAATTGTGTTTATCCATTCTTATTGCTAATGTTTTGATTCCTCTAATTAAGAGGAAAGAATCAAAGGGTGCTAGAATTCCACCAGTAGAATTTTGTATAAAATGAAGTTTTTCGGCTAGTTCTTCACTATTTACAACGGCAATACCTGAAACTATATCACTATGTCCTCCTAGATATTTTGTAGCACTATGAATAACTATATCTGCTCCAAGGCTTATTGGTTTTTGTAGGTAAGGAGTCATGAAGGTATTATCAACTATAGTATATATATCATTTTCCTTAGCTATTTTTGATATTTCTTTTATATCTGTAATATCCATAAGAGGATTAGTTGGTGTTTCTATATATATAGCTTTCACAGTTTCATCTATACTATTTTTTACTTCATCTAAGTTAGAAGTATCAACTATAGAATATTTTATATCAAAGTGGTTAAACACCTTATCTAAAACTCTAAAAGTTCCACCGTATACATTATTTGAAATTACTATTTTATCTCCAGATTTAAATAATGATAATACTGCAGTTATAGCGGCTAATCCTGAAGCAAAGGCAAACCCTCTATATCCTTCCTCAAGTTCTGCTACAAGTTTTTCCAAAGCTTCTCTTGTTGGATTTCCTGTTCTTGAATATTCATAACCTGTATTTTCTCCAAACTTAAATTGCTTGTAAGTTGAAGTTTGGTAAATAGGTACATTTACTGCACCTGTATGCTTATCTCCATCTATTCCACCATGAATTAATAATGATTCAATTTTCATTTTTTTTATTCCTCCTTAAAAATTAATTGTGATTACATTTCTTACTTGTTTTTTTAGATTGAAATAACCTTATTGTTCAGTTATTTCAATCTAAAATTTTATTATTCATTTTCAAATTGTGTTATGATGTTTGTTTCTTTATATTTATATTTAAATTTTATTACAATTCGCTTTTTAATATTATTCAGTAATTAGATTTCATTATAATTTAACTGCTCAGTCATTTTTAAATTAGATTTTATTATAACTTTGCTTCTTAGTTATTTATTAATTAAACATTATTATAATTTCACTGCACTAGCTAAAAATATACCTGTTTCAGTGTATTCACCTTTACTTGAATATCCTTTGCAGCTTAAATTTGTATTTTCTATTTCTATATTTTGAAAACCAGCATCTTCTAACCAATTTGTCATTTGTTCCTTTGAAAATCCAAGCCATTCATCAAACATTTCTTCCTTTGCCCATTCACCATTGTGCTTTCTAACATCTGATATAACAACTATTCCATCCTTTTTAAGAACTCTGTACATTTCTGCAATAGCTTTTTTCGCATTCTTTATATGGTGAAGTGCCATGTTTATAAATACTACGTTTAGTGATTCATCAAATATTGCTAAGTTATCAAGGGATGATTTTATAGGGTATATATTTTTATAATCTTTTTTTGAAGCAGAAGCTGATAATTCCTTAAGCATATTTATAGAATTATCTATAGAAAATACTATGCTTGCTTCATTTGCCACTGCTAATGAAACAAAACCCGTACCACAGCCTAAATCACCTACAATTTTATCTTTTATATTGGTGATTGATAAAATTTTATACTTTAATCTTTCTTCAAAATATTCACTTCGTATTACATTCCAATTTGGTGCTATAGAATCAAAATACTGTAAAGAATTCATAATAATCCTCCTATAAATTAATTTAGTTCTGTTAAGTTATATGAATATTAATTTTTCTCAACCTCTTGAAATATAATAGATTCATCACAAATACATTACTTGTCAGGGGAGAGATAAATTAATAAATAAAGCTAATAATAAAAAACCTCTGCCTCTAAATTTTAGAGGCAGAAGTTAACTTCCGCGATTCCACTCTAATTATTATTGCAGTAAATATACAATAACATCTCATTTTGGTACAATAATACCTCAACGCTTTAACGGGCGTACACGCTGTCGTCTACTATATTTCGAGACAGTGCTCAAAGATGCATTCACATAAGTTACACTTAAAATCCCTTTCAGCCAAGAGAATTTCTCTCTGTTAGATTACCTTATGTTACTATTTCTTATCATAGCATTTATTAATACCTAGTATTCCTATGTGATTACTTGATTAATATTATAATAGAGTATTAGAATAATTTTGTCAACTAAAATATAAAAAAAATTTTTCTAATATTTTTTATATAATTCTACAAATAATTTTTTAATTTTTTCTAATATTATTTTTTATATATCAGGTAAAGGTCCTAATTTCATAGTTTTTTGTAAAGTTAAGTAAATATATAAGAATTAGAAAAATAAATATTTTATTTAATATAGAAAACAAAAGGTTTATACCATATTTAACAATTAATTAAATATAGTGTATAAAATTGTTTAAATATGTTTTTATGGTTATTTATGTAAAGAATTCAGAAAGGTAATCGAGAAAATAAATATATTACAAAATGGGGGTGGTTATATATGGATAATATTAATTTGAATAGTTACTAAAACAATATAACCCAAATTCATATTTGAAACCAAATGGCAAGATCATCATAGCATAGTATTATAATATAAAAATGAAATAGGAGGATATACAAATGAAAAACACTAAATTAATAAAATTAGTAGCTGGTTTTATGGCTGCTACATTTTCACTGTCGCTTTTAACCACAAGGGTAGAGGCAAAAAATATTGAAAATAAAAATACTAAAAATGAAGTTAAACAAACTGTTAATAGTAAAGATTTAGAAAGAAAGTTAATTGGATATTTCCCAGAGTGGGCCTATAATAGTGAAGCACAAGGATATTTTAAGGTTACTGATTTGCAATGGGATTCTTTAACCCATATTCAATATTCCTTTGCAATGGTGGATCAAGCTACAAATAAAATTAAATTAGGGGACAAACATGCCGCACTGGAAGAGGAATTTAAAAATCATAATTTATCCTACAAAGGGAAAAAGGTAGAGTTAGATCCTAATCTCCCGTATAAAGGTCACTTTAATTTATTACAAACTATGAAAAAACAATATCCTGATGTTAATTTGCTTATATCAGTAGGGGGATGGGCTGGAAGTAGAGGATTTTATACAATGCTTGATACGGATGAAGGAATAAATACCTTTGCAGATTCTTGCGTTGATTTTATAAAGAAGTATAACTTTGATGGTGTTGATATTGACTTTGAATATCCATCTTCAACAAGTCAGTCAGGAAATCCAGCAGATTTTGACTTATCTGAACCTAGAAGGCCCAAATTAAATGAGAGATATAATATACTCATGAAAACATTAAGAGAAAAAATAGATGCGGCTTCTAAAAAGGATAATAAAGATTATATATTATCTGCTGCAGTTACAGCATCACCTTGGGTACTTGGTGGAGTTAAAGATAACAGCTATGCTAAGTATTTAGATTTCTTAAGTGTTATGTCCTATGACTATCATGGTGGATGGAATGAATATGTTGAAAACTTAGCAGGTATTTATCCAGACCCAAAAGACAGGGAAACTGCCAGTCAAATCATGCCAACACTTTGTATGGATTGGGCTTATAGATATTACAGAGGTGTACTACCACCTGAAAAAATATTAATGGGTATACCATACTATACTAGAGGATGGGAAAATGTACAAGGTGGACAAAATGGACTTCATGGATCAAGCAGAACCCCTGCATCTGGTAAGTATAATATTTGGGGAGACGATTTAGATAATGATGGAAAGTTAGAACCAGCAGGGGCTAATCCGTTATGGCATGTATTAAACCTTATGGAAAAGGATAAGAATTTAAAAGTATATTGGGATGATGTAGAAAAGGTGCCATATGTTTGGCAAAATCAAGAGAGAGTTTTCTTATCCTTTGAGAATGAAAGATCTATTGATGAAAGACTTAATTATATTAAAAATAAAAATCTAGGTGGAGCATTAATTTGGGTTATGAACGGTGATTATGGATTAAATCCTAATTATGAAGAAGGTTCAAGTGATATAAATAAGGGGAAATATACCTTTGGAGATACTTTAACTAAGAGATTAAGTAATGGCTTAACTAATATGGGAGCATGCAATAAAACACCAGAGGATTCTAATAATTCCCTAGAACCTATAAATGTTTCAGTGGATTTCGGTGGTAGCTATGATCATCCAAATTACACTTATGATATAAAGGTGAAAAATTATACAGGTAAAGAAATTAAGGGAGGATGGGAAGTATCCTTTGATTTACCAAAATCAGCATTATATAAGTCTTCCTGGGGAGGTAACTATACTTTAAAAGACAATGGAGATTTTACAACGGTTACAATAAAATCTGGTAACTGGCAAAATATTAATGCTGGTGCTACCGTTAACCTTCAAGGAATGATAGGATTATGTTTTTCTGATGTTAGAAATATTAAATTTAATGGTATGAAACCTGTAGGAAATCAAAAAATTATTCAACAAAAATAGAGATAGAAATTTAAATTATGAAGAAAAATCAAATAAAACAGTGCCTATGTATTTTATAATGCTAAGCACTGTTTTATTTGATTAAAAGGATGAAATCATATTTTATCTTGAGTATACTATAACGGAAGAATAAAATATTATTTAGAAGGGGTTTAGAGTTAGGGGGAGTTTTGGCTAGACTTGTAAGCGTGATATAAATAATAATACAAAAAGTATTTTTGCAAACTAAAATATTAGAGAGGTGCAGCAATGAATGATGGGAAAGTAATTATACAAAATGAAATTGCTTGGGATAAGCGTGTAAAGGATGGTATGTGTTGGACAGTTCCAGTGACAAGTGAAGATATAGAAAAGGCACGTAATGGAGTATTTGGTATTAAATTGACCGCTATTAAAAACGTTCCAAGGGACTGGTTCCCACAAAAAATGGAGGAACTTAAAATTCTTTGTCTTGCTTGTGGTGGAGGTCAGCAAGCACCAATTTTGGCAGCTACTGGAGCAAATGTAACTGTCCTTGATATCTCATTAAATCAATTAAAGCAAGATGAATTTGTTGCAAGTCATGAAAATCTTAATTTAAAAACTGTTCATGGAGATATGTGTGATCTATCACAGTTTAATAATAATAGCTTTGACATGGTATATTGCCCAGTTTCAGTTACATATATTCCAGATGTTTTACCTGTATTCAAAGAGAGCTATAGAGTATTAAAAAAAGGTGGACTATTTCTTTTTGGAGCAGTTAATCCATTTATTTATCTGTTTAATGGTGAAAAGTGGGATAAGGATATTTTTGAAGTGACAAATAAGTTGCCATTTAATTCATTTGATGAGCTTGATGAAGAAGGCATAGAAGAATTTGTAAGAGATAAAAATGCTATTGAATATAGCCATACCCTAGAGGCATTAATTGGGGGACAAACAAAAGTAGGTTTTCTAATTACTGCTTTTTATGAAGATGTAGATAGCGACAAAATTTGCGAGTATAGCGCAAAATACTTTGCTACTAAGGCAATAAAATGAATTTAGTTTTAATGATCTTACATAAATGATAAAATTGGTGATATTATTGACCTTATGAAAATCAAAGGGTTACCTGTAAGACTCCTTTCTAATAGATATTTACTAGGTAGAGATGAATATATAAAAGAAATTACTATCATTAAGGAATATAACGATGATGAAGCATCAATTAAGAAGATAAAAAATATTATCAAGGAAATATCTCCTAGTAATTAATAAAAATATCCTTTGAAAATTGAATAGTGTGATAAATATATGTTATAGTTTAATAGTGAATAAATTGAATTTTGTTGTGATTTATTTACAGATTCAATGAAATGGAAAGAAGGACAAGTTAAATGGACAATTGGTTTACAATAGATCAGATTGATAAGGATACACATA contains the following coding sequences:
- a CDS encoding CD3324 family protein; amino-acid sequence: MKYEKAQNILPDGIIEIIQNYIDGGYIYIPKKNENKKSWGENTETKRYLKVRNKEIFNKYSSGASVKILAEEYFLTEGSIRRIIRNHKS
- a CDS encoding ABC-F family ATP-binding cassette domain-containing protein; translated protein: MSILTVENMSHSFGDRILFKNVSFRLLKGEHIGLVGANGEGKSTFMKIITNEILVDEGTIDWNSKFSIGYMDQLVELKEGITVFNFLKKAFIKLFDIENKINDLYNNLGNMDKARMDKTLNQIATMQEILDKNDFYSINSKIQATVVGLGIKELLYRDVSALSGGQRTKILLAKLLLEKPDILLLDEPTNYLDEEHIEWLKSYLINYEGAFILISHDNSFLNSVVNVVYHLEHKTLTRYAGNYDHFVNLYEVRKEQRLIQYKEQQNEIAKLEDYIRKNKARASTAKQAKSREKKLVKIEKIEIKKEIIKPYFNFKSMRMPENIIFNASNLIIGYNTPLSKPLNLKMKRGQKIAITGANGIGKTTLIKTLLGLLKPINGEVTLSDYKKIGYFEQEIIEDNAGSVLYDVWNEFPDLTQTEVRSSLAKCGLTRQHIDSPINILSGGEQAKVRLCKLINEPSNVLVLDEPTNHLDIYAKNELKHALKEYDGSIILVCHEPEFYKDIATDIWNCEDWRCCSV
- a CDS encoding DJ-1/PfpI family protein, which encodes MKKIIYLYILESMAEWEVGYILQAISMESMLKKQNREFVIKTVSASKNPIQTIGGLIITPDCLLDEIDENNMVALLLPGAESWNSEENNQILEKALSYIDKGILVGAICGATLALADLKVLDKFKHTSNSLDYLTLFSKQYSGKELYVNSPAVIDCNLITANSAGGLLWAKHIIQYLNVFPCDIIESWYNYYSTGDPKYFTELISQSI
- the cysK gene encoding cysteine synthase A, yielding MKYLDSIKELIGNTPIVKLNNLNIKPDVNIFVKLETNNPGGSVKDRIGIYMIEQAEKEGKLKKGYTIVEATAGNTGIGVALASINKGYDVIFVVPEKFSVEKQTLMRALGAKIINTPKKDGMLGAVAKANELLKTIENSISLKQFENEANPLAHYKTTGPEIYEAMDGKIDYFVSGAGSGGTFTGVMKFLKEKDENIKGILADPKGSTMGGGEKEAYDIEGIGNDFIPDTMDMDLVDRVIKVSDEEAYEMVKLLALKEGLIVGSSSGAAVSAALKLADKIDKGNIVTILPDRGDRYFSKNIY
- a CDS encoding S-ribosylhomocysteine lyase — encoded protein: MVKVESFSLDHTKVKAPFVRKCGTQKGELGDKITKFDLRFAQPNEEEIPTGAIHTLEHLLAGYMREKMDNIIDISPMGCRTGFYLIAWGEVEVDTVIEALNYSLNKVIETEEVPATNAVQCGNYRDHSLFSAKEYAKHVLNQGISNEVFR
- a CDS encoding trans-sulfuration enzyme family protein, coding for MKIESLLIHGGIDGDKHTGAVNVPIYQTSTYKQFKFGENTGYEYSRTGNPTREALEKLVAELEEGYRGFAFASGLAAITAVLSLFKSGDKIVISNNVYGGTFRVLDKVFNHFDIKYSIVDTSNLDEVKNSIDETVKAIYIETPTNPLMDITDIKEISKIAKENDIYTIVDNTFMTPYLQKPISLGADIVIHSATKYLGGHSDIVSGIAVVNSEELAEKLHFIQNSTGGILAPFDSFLLIRGIKTLAIRMDKHNSNVKLIAEFLRERDEVVKVYYPGFDTHPGHKIQSKQANGYGGMISFVLKDGYDYKKFFESLKMITFGESLGGVESLACHPASMTHGAIPYELRQKVGIVDNLIRLSVGIENADDLIEDLKNAFKESR
- a CDS encoding class I SAM-dependent methyltransferase, which produces MNSLQYFDSIAPNWNVIRSEYFEERLKYKILSITNIKDKIVGDLGCGTGFVSLAVANEASIVFSIDNSINMLKELSASASKKDYKNIYPIKSSLDNLAIFDESLNVVFINMALHHIKNAKKAIAEMYRVLKKDGIVVISDVRKHNGEWAKEEMFDEWLGFSKEQMTNWLEDAGFQNIEIENTNLSCKGYSSKGEYTETGIFLASAVKL
- a CDS encoding glycosyl hydrolase family 18 protein — encoded protein: MKNTKLIKLVAGFMAATFSLSLLTTRVEAKNIENKNTKNEVKQTVNSKDLERKLIGYFPEWAYNSEAQGYFKVTDLQWDSLTHIQYSFAMVDQATNKIKLGDKHAALEEEFKNHNLSYKGKKVELDPNLPYKGHFNLLQTMKKQYPDVNLLISVGGWAGSRGFYTMLDTDEGINTFADSCVDFIKKYNFDGVDIDFEYPSSTSQSGNPADFDLSEPRRPKLNERYNILMKTLREKIDAASKKDNKDYILSAAVTASPWVLGGVKDNSYAKYLDFLSVMSYDYHGGWNEYVENLAGIYPDPKDRETASQIMPTLCMDWAYRYYRGVLPPEKILMGIPYYTRGWENVQGGQNGLHGSSRTPASGKYNIWGDDLDNDGKLEPAGANPLWHVLNLMEKDKNLKVYWDDVEKVPYVWQNQERVFLSFENERSIDERLNYIKNKNLGGALIWVMNGDYGLNPNYEEGSSDINKGKYTFGDTLTKRLSNGLTNMGACNKTPEDSNNSLEPINVSVDFGGSYDHPNYTYDIKVKNYTGKEIKGGWEVSFDLPKSALYKSSWGGNYTLKDNGDFTTVTIKSGNWQNINAGATVNLQGMIGLCFSDVRNIKFNGMKPVGNQKIIQQK
- a CDS encoding class I SAM-dependent methyltransferase, which translates into the protein MNDGKVIIQNEIAWDKRVKDGMCWTVPVTSEDIEKARNGVFGIKLTAIKNVPRDWFPQKMEELKILCLACGGGQQAPILAATGANVTVLDISLNQLKQDEFVASHENLNLKTVHGDMCDLSQFNNNSFDMVYCPVSVTYIPDVLPVFKESYRVLKKGGLFLFGAVNPFIYLFNGEKWDKDIFEVTNKLPFNSFDELDEEGIEEFVRDKNAIEYSHTLEALIGGQTKVGFLITAFYEDVDSDKICEYSAKYFATKAIK